One genomic window of Halococcus hamelinensis 100A6 includes the following:
- the lysX gene encoding lysine biosynthesis protein LysX codes for MNIGVLYSRIRRDEKLLLSELRERGHEVTKVDVRKLRFDLNEPPAAFEGVDLVVDRCLATSRSTYATRFLDAYGIPVVNSAATAEVCADKVKNSLALAGAGVPTPRTEVAFTKDAALETIEAFGYPCVLKPVIGSWGRLMAKIDSRDAAEAILEHKATLGHYEHKVFYIQEFVEKPGRDIRVLSTDGEPVAAEARSSDHWLTNASKGADATAFELDDEARDLVARASDAVGGGLLGVDLMETGDSYTVHEVNHTVEFKALTEATDVDVPARVVDWLETKVEADSATVTTP; via the coding sequence GTGAACATCGGCGTGCTCTACTCGCGCATCCGGCGCGACGAGAAGCTCCTGCTCTCGGAGCTCAGGGAGCGCGGCCACGAGGTCACGAAGGTCGACGTCCGGAAGCTCCGCTTCGACCTCAACGAACCGCCGGCGGCCTTCGAGGGCGTGGACCTGGTGGTCGACCGGTGTCTCGCGACCAGCCGGAGCACGTACGCGACGCGGTTCCTCGACGCCTACGGCATCCCCGTGGTCAACAGCGCCGCGACCGCCGAGGTCTGCGCCGACAAGGTGAAGAACAGCCTCGCGCTCGCGGGTGCGGGCGTGCCGACGCCCCGCACCGAGGTCGCGTTCACGAAGGACGCGGCGCTCGAAACCATCGAGGCGTTCGGCTATCCCTGTGTCCTCAAACCCGTCATCGGATCGTGGGGCCGACTGATGGCGAAGATCGACTCGCGCGACGCCGCCGAGGCGATCCTCGAACACAAGGCCACGCTGGGTCACTACGAGCACAAGGTGTTCTACATTCAGGAGTTCGTCGAGAAACCCGGTCGCGACATCCGGGTGCTGAGCACCGACGGCGAACCCGTCGCCGCGGAGGCGCGTTCCTCCGACCACTGGCTCACCAACGCCTCGAAAGGGGCCGACGCCACGGCGTTCGAACTCGACGACGAGGCCCGCGACCTCGTGGCCCGCGCGAGCGACGCCGTCGGCGGCGGCCTGCTCGGCGTGGACCTGATGGAGACCGGCGATTCGTATACGGTGCACGAAGTGAATCACACGGTGGAGTTCAAGGCGCTCACCGAGGCCACCGACGTCGACGTGCCCGCCCGCGTGGTCGACTGGCTCGAAACCAAGGTCGAGGCCGATTCCGCGACGGTGACCACGCCGTGA
- the lysW gene encoding lysine biosynthesis protein LysW → MATCPECGGDVTLYDDAEVGEILDCGTCGSELEVVETDPATLETAPELEEDWGE, encoded by the coding sequence ATGGCAACCTGTCCGGAATGCGGCGGCGACGTGACGTTGTACGACGACGCCGAAGTCGGCGAGATCCTCGACTGTGGGACCTGCGGGAGCGAGCTCGAAGTGGTCGAGACCGACCCTGCAACGCTCGAAACCGCCCCCGAGCTCGAAGAGGACTGGGGGGAGTGA
- the argC gene encoding N-acetyl-gamma-glutamyl-phosphate reductase: MTKTASVVGASGFTGGELLRLIDSHPEFELEAATSREYTNKTLGSVHPNLRGIEQRFSDPTELASVDVLFAATPHGVSMEQIDAFREVADTVVDLSADFRLDSEDQYEEWYDGHSRPELLDESVYALPERHRDELPGASLIAAGGCNATATVLGLGPLFDAGILEGDEQIVVDVKVGSSEGGAGGGDASSHPERSGVVRPYAPTGHRHEAEIVQEFGCSVAFTAHAVDMVRGASATCHVFPDEPVSTGDLWSAFRESYDDEPFVRLVAGGSGVYRYPEPKAVAGTNHAEVGFELDPSNKRIVVFSAIDNMMKGSAGQAIQAANVAFGYDETAGLDFQGLHPVGTP; the protein is encoded by the coding sequence ATGACGAAGACCGCGTCGGTGGTCGGCGCGAGCGGGTTCACCGGCGGCGAACTCCTTCGCCTCATCGACTCACACCCCGAGTTCGAACTCGAAGCGGCCACCAGCCGCGAGTACACCAACAAGACCCTCGGATCCGTCCACCCGAACCTCCGGGGGATCGAACAGCGCTTCAGCGACCCCACGGAACTCGCGAGCGTCGACGTCCTGTTCGCCGCGACGCCACACGGCGTGTCGATGGAGCAGATCGACGCGTTTCGGGAGGTCGCCGACACGGTGGTGGACCTGAGCGCGGACTTTCGACTGGACAGCGAGGACCAGTACGAGGAGTGGTACGACGGGCACAGTCGGCCGGAACTCCTCGACGAGTCGGTCTACGCGCTCCCCGAGCGCCACCGCGACGAGCTCCCCGGTGCATCCCTCATCGCGGCGGGCGGCTGCAACGCCACCGCGACGGTCCTCGGGTTGGGACCGCTGTTCGACGCGGGGATCCTCGAAGGCGACGAGCAGATCGTGGTCGACGTCAAAGTGGGGTCGTCGGAGGGCGGCGCGGGCGGCGGCGACGCCTCCTCGCACCCCGAGCGCTCGGGCGTCGTGCGACCCTACGCGCCGACCGGCCATCGCCACGAGGCCGAGATCGTCCAGGAGTTCGGGTGTAGCGTGGCGTTCACCGCCCACGCGGTCGACATGGTTCGCGGGGCCTCGGCGACGTGTCACGTCTTCCCCGACGAACCCGTGTCGACGGGCGACCTCTGGAGCGCGTTTCGGGAGAGCTACGACGACGAACCGTTCGTCCGACTCGTGGCCGGCGGTTCGGGCGTGTATCGCTATCCCGAGCCCAAGGCGGTCGCGGGGACCAATCACGCCGAGGTCGGCTTCGAGCTCGACCCGAGTAACAAGCGAATCGTGGTGTTTTCGGCCATCGACAACATGATGAAAGGCTCCGCGGGACAGGCGATACAGGCGGCGAACGTCGCGTTCGGTTACGACGAAACGGCTGGACTCGACTTTCAGGGTCTCCACCCCGTGGGGACGCCATGA
- the argH gene encoding argininosuccinate lyase has protein sequence MTEGSDVVRGERFSGGPARGFLSSMDADERIFEADLAVDRAHVVMLAERGIVEESSAGSVLDGLAAVEEAGYDRLSGEDVHAAIESAVIDRVGPDGGRMHTARSRNDEVATCLRYRFREDLLDTIDATLALRAALLESAREHVDTLMPGYTHRQPAQPTTVGHFLASYEEAFARDTERLVAAYDRTNRSPLGAAAFAGTPFDVDRERTAELLGFDGLVENSMDAVSTRDFLVEGASALASLSVSLSGLATDLVEFASDGYLDVDDDYASTSSIMPQKKNPDSLELVRAAAGDATAGLNGLLTTLKGLPRAYNRDLQTATPHAWAAVDAVVPATEVAAGAVATATWEEEALADAASGGFSTATGVADLLAMAGLPFRTAHEILARAAHEIEDGAAVEYATVAAAAEEVLDDSLDSYVERESVERALDPEASVASRDSFGGPAPASVEAALDRREATFEDDEGALADRRARLDSAADALDTEVARYG, from the coding sequence ATGACCGAGGGGAGCGACGTCGTCCGGGGCGAGCGGTTCAGCGGCGGCCCCGCCCGCGGCTTCCTCTCCTCGATGGACGCGGACGAGCGGATCTTCGAAGCCGACCTCGCGGTCGACCGCGCGCACGTCGTGATGCTCGCCGAACGGGGTATCGTTGAGGAGTCGAGCGCGGGGTCGGTCCTCGACGGCCTCGCCGCGGTCGAGGAAGCGGGATACGACCGGCTCTCGGGCGAGGACGTCCACGCCGCCATCGAGTCGGCGGTCATCGACCGGGTCGGCCCCGACGGCGGTCGGATGCACACCGCGCGGAGTAGAAATGATGAAGTGGCGACCTGTCTCAGATACCGGTTCCGCGAGGACCTCTTGGACACCATCGACGCGACCCTCGCGCTCCGGGCGGCGCTCCTCGAAAGCGCGCGCGAGCACGTGGACACACTGATGCCCGGCTACACTCACCGTCAGCCCGCCCAACCGACGACGGTGGGTCACTTCCTCGCCTCCTACGAGGAGGCGTTCGCGCGGGATACCGAGAGGCTGGTGGCGGCCTACGACCGGACGAACCGCTCGCCGCTCGGCGCGGCGGCCTTCGCTGGGACCCCGTTCGACGTCGACCGCGAGCGCACGGCCGAACTGTTGGGCTTCGATGGGCTCGTCGAGAACTCGATGGACGCGGTCTCGACGCGGGACTTCCTGGTCGAGGGCGCGAGCGCGCTCGCCTCCCTCTCGGTCTCGCTCTCGGGGCTCGCGACCGACCTCGTGGAGTTCGCCTCGGACGGCTACCTCGACGTCGACGACGACTACGCCTCGACCTCCTCGATCATGCCCCAGAAGAAGAACCCCGACTCGCTCGAACTCGTTCGGGCGGCTGCGGGCGACGCGACCGCGGGCCTCAACGGGCTGTTGACGACGCTCAAGGGACTGCCGCGAGCGTACAACCGCGACCTCCAGACCGCGACGCCTCACGCCTGGGCCGCCGTCGACGCCGTCGTTCCCGCGACCGAGGTGGCCGCCGGCGCGGTGGCGACCGCGACGTGGGAGGAGGAAGCGCTCGCCGACGCCGCGAGCGGGGGGTTCTCGACCGCGACCGGGGTCGCGGACCTGCTCGCGATGGCGGGGCTCCCGTTCAGAACCGCCCACGAGATACTCGCCCGGGCGGCCCACGAGATCGAGGACGGCGCGGCCGTCGAGTACGCGACGGTCGCGGCGGCGGCCGAGGAGGTGCTCGACGACTCCCTCGACAGCTACGTCGAGCGCGAGTCGGTCGAGCGCGCGCTCGATCCCGAGGCCAGCGTGGCGAGCCGCGACTCGTTCGGCGGTCCAGCGCCCGCGTCGGTCGAAGCCGCGCTCGACCGGCGCGAGGCGACGTTCGAGGACGACGAGGGCGCGCTCGCCGACCGGCGGGCGCGGCTCGATAGCGCCGCCGACGCGTTGGATACGGAGGTGGCTCGATATGGCTGA
- a CDS encoding acetylglutamate/acetylaminoadipate kinase, whose protein sequence is MTVVLKIGGARAVNPAGAVADVAELVAEGERVVVVHGGSTAVDDTLDQLDEEPEYVESPSGVVGRFTDERTMEVFEMVLPGKLNTDLTASLREAGVDALGLSGVDGGLLTGPRKSAVRVVEDGKKKIRRGEHSGKIESVNADLLDTLLDGGYTPVVTVPMLADDGTPVNADADRAAAAVAGALGAELVVLTDVPGVLADPEDSSTLIERAETPAELETIESAAEGFMGKKVMAAKEALSGGASEVVVADANADSPVLAALDGGGTHVLPAALETEATA, encoded by the coding sequence ATGACGGTCGTCCTCAAGATCGGCGGCGCGCGTGCCGTGAACCCGGCGGGTGCGGTCGCCGACGTCGCGGAGCTCGTCGCCGAGGGCGAGCGGGTCGTCGTGGTCCACGGCGGTTCGACCGCGGTCGACGACACCCTCGACCAGCTCGACGAGGAGCCCGAGTACGTCGAGAGCCCCTCGGGCGTCGTCGGGCGGTTCACCGACGAGCGCACGATGGAGGTCTTCGAGATGGTCCTCCCTGGGAAACTCAACACCGACCTCACGGCGTCGTTGCGGGAGGCGGGCGTGGACGCGCTTGGGCTCTCCGGGGTCGACGGCGGGCTGCTCACCGGCCCCCGGAAGTCCGCGGTTCGAGTGGTCGAGGACGGCAAGAAGAAGATCCGGCGGGGCGAGCACTCCGGGAAGATCGAGTCGGTGAACGCCGACCTGCTCGACACGCTGCTCGACGGCGGTTACACCCCCGTGGTGACGGTGCCGATGCTGGCCGACGACGGTACTCCTGTGAACGCCGACGCGGACCGGGCGGCCGCGGCGGTCGCGGGCGCGCTCGGCGCGGAGCTCGTGGTGCTCACCGACGTCCCCGGCGTGCTCGCCGACCCCGAGGACTCGTCGACCCTCATCGAGCGCGCGGAGACGCCCGCCGAACTCGAAACCATCGAGAGCGCGGCGGAGGGGTTCATGGGCAAGAAGGTGATGGCGGCGAAAGAGGCGCTCTCCGGGGGCGCGAGCGAGGTCGTCGTGGCGGACGCGAACGCCGACTCGCCCGTGCTCGCGGCGCTCGACGGCGGCGGGACGCACGTCCTCCCCGCGGCGCTCGAAACGGAGGCGACGGCATGA